One genomic region from Prunus persica cultivar Lovell chromosome G3, Prunus_persica_NCBIv2, whole genome shotgun sequence encodes:
- the LOC18784262 gene encoding DNA-dependent metalloprotease WSS1 isoform X3, protein MDLNDLNKVWEIKPLKKIGEEDAREILEKVAKQVQPIMRKHNWKVRILSEFCPANPALQGLNVGGGAEVKLRLRRPNNEWDFYPYEQILDTMLHELCHNEYGPHNADFYKLLDEIRRECEELMAKGITGTAQGFDLPGKRLGGFSRQPPLSSIRQTALAAAENRARRGALLPSGPRRLGGDSNIKAALSPIQAAAMAAERRLHDDLWCGSKSLEGGIEIQGNVGTSRRTEAFTVTNGISTQTSIESESGQGKIDDQAKWKCNMCTLLNEVIAAVGVEMFSLRDLKRGCEV, encoded by the exons ATGGATCTTAACGATCTTAACAAGGTTTGGGAAATCAAACCACTCAAGAAAATTGGGGAAGAGGATGCAAGAGAAATACTTGAGAAGGTGGCAAAACAAGTGCAGCCCATAATGCGAAAACATAATTGGAAAGTCAGAATCCTTTCTGAATTCTG CCCTGCCAATCCAGCTCTTCAGGGGCTCAATGTAGGAGGAGGTGCCGAAGTTAAGCTCAGACTACGGAGGCCAAACAATGAGTGGGATTTCTACCCGTATGAACAGATCCTTGATACAATGCTGCACGAGCTCTGCCACAACGAGTATGGTCCTCATAATGCTGACTTTTACAAACTTTTGGATGAGATCAGAAGG GAATGTGAGGAACTGATGGCTAAAGGGATTACAGGGACTGCGCAAGGATTTGATCTTCCTGGGAAACGTTTGGGTGGTTTCTCTCGTCAACCCCCTCTGTCATCTATTCGTCAGACTGCCTTGGCTGCTGCTGAAAACAGAGCACGGCGTGGAGCTTTACTACCATCAGGACCTAGGCGTTTAGGTGGTGATAGCAACATTAAGGCAGCTTTGAGCCCAATACAAGCTGCTGCTATGGCTGCAGAAAGGAGACTACATGATGATTTATGGTGTGGATCCAAGTCTTTGGAGGGTGGCATTGAAATCCAGGGGAATGTTGGGACTTCTCGAAGGACAGAAGCTTTCACAGTTACTAATGGCATATCTACCCAGACGTCTATTGAGTCGGAGTCAGGTCAGGGAAAAATAGATGATCAAGCAAAGTGGAAATGCAATATGTGCACTTTATTAAATGAG